Proteins from a single region of Verrucomicrobiota bacterium:
- a CDS encoding HDIG domain-containing protein — protein MTRDVALALLREYTKSESLIKHALAVEAAMRHYAAHFGENIDLWGVTGLIHDFDYERWPNPPDHTREAARILRERGVDEEIVGAILSHAEWNQDQFPRDRPLRKTLFAVDELCGFITAVAYVRPEKLTGMTASSVRKKMKQKSFAAAVKREDIEQGATLLGLSLDNHITHVITAMQGIARELGFEGASPT, from the coding sequence ATGACGCGCGATGTTGCTCTGGCCCTACTCAGGGAATACACGAAGTCCGAGTCACTTATCAAACACGCGCTCGCGGTCGAAGCCGCGATGCGCCATTACGCTGCCCACTTCGGCGAGAACATTGATCTCTGGGGCGTCACCGGCCTCATTCACGATTTCGATTACGAACGCTGGCCCAATCCGCCCGACCACACCCGCGAAGCCGCGCGCATCCTGCGCGAGCGCGGAGTGGATGAGGAAATTGTGGGCGCAATTCTTTCCCACGCCGAATGGAATCAGGATCAGTTCCCCCGCGACCGGCCCTTGCGCAAAACGCTTTTCGCGGTGGACGAACTGTGCGGCTTCATCACCGCCGTCGCTTATGTGCGACCGGAAAAGCTCACCGGCATGACCGCCAGCAGCGTGCGCAAGAAGATGAAACAAAAATCCTTTGCCGCCGCCGTCAAGCGCGAGGACATCGAACAAGGCGCGACGTTGCTCGGCCTCTCACTCGACAACCACATCACGCACGTCATCACCGCGATGCAGGGAATCGCAAGAGAGTTGGGCTTCGAGGGTGCTTCGCCGACGTAA
- a CDS encoding lipid-binding SYLF domain-containing protein, giving the protein MKAIIVSLTMLGFAASALALDKVELDYRINKLTAKFVALQQKPDKRIPAETLRKARGIVLMERTKAGFLFAYQGGNGVALVKDAQSEQWSPAAFVRASEASLGFQIGGQQSFVVILLMNNTAKDMLTDLNYKFGGEASGTAGQDSAGAEGVVSSIEAPVLVYSDRKGLYGGAAIKGDTLAPDTDANVAYYEQAVTMKEILFENKVKPTEATSELIKKITEYFGQ; this is encoded by the coding sequence ATGAAAGCAATCATCGTTAGTTTGACAATGCTGGGCTTCGCCGCGTCGGCTTTGGCGCTCGACAAGGTGGAGCTGGACTATCGAATCAACAAGCTGACGGCCAAATTCGTGGCGTTGCAGCAAAAGCCGGACAAGCGCATCCCGGCCGAAACGCTGCGCAAGGCGCGAGGCATCGTCCTGATGGAGAGGACCAAGGCCGGCTTCCTATTCGCCTACCAGGGCGGCAATGGCGTGGCGCTGGTCAAAGACGCACAGTCCGAACAGTGGAGTCCTGCGGCATTCGTGAGGGCGAGCGAAGCCAGTCTGGGATTTCAAATTGGCGGCCAACAGTCGTTTGTCGTGATTCTCCTGATGAACAACACCGCCAAGGACATGCTGACCGATCTGAACTATAAGTTCGGTGGCGAAGCGAGCGGAACCGCCGGTCAGGACAGTGCTGGGGCTGAAGGTGTCGTCTCCTCGATCGAGGCGCCCGTGCTCGTCTATAGCGACCGCAAAGGGCTGTACGGCGGCGCCGCCATCAAGGGCGACACTCTCGCGCCCGACACGGACGCCAACGTCGCGTATTACGAGCAGGCAGTGACCATGAAGGAAATCCTGTTCGAGAACAAAGTGAAGCCGACCGAGGCCACATCCGAACTGATCAAAAAAATCACGGAATACTTTGGGCAGTAA